The proteins below are encoded in one region of Bacillaceae bacterium S4-13-56:
- a CDS encoding hemerythrin domain-containing protein, with protein sequence MRENSPQWIDHFMKEHVPLKNEITRIHQLIVGFETDHTNNKWSEFALELQLPVEEFYQKFMEHIKREEEVIFPILQNDKDDGCHYFSLDYEHKQIEQYLKQFLMAMSYKKDNLLDIEAQTIISFLKFVYPAVLNHFKREEESIFPKALVGAQK encoded by the coding sequence ATGAGAGAGAACTCCCCTCAATGGATCGATCATTTTATGAAAGAGCATGTCCCTCTAAAAAATGAGATAACAAGAATTCATCAGCTAATTGTTGGATTTGAAACCGACCATACGAACAATAAATGGTCAGAATTTGCTTTAGAATTACAACTGCCTGTAGAGGAATTCTATCAAAAATTTATGGAACATATTAAGCGCGAAGAAGAAGTAATATTTCCTATCTTGCAAAATGACAAGGATGATGGATGTCATTACTTTTCTTTAGACTATGAACATAAACAGATAGAGCAGTACTTAAAGCAGTTCTTAATGGCGATGAGTTATAAAAAAGATAATCTACTAGATATAGAAGCTCAAACCATTATCTCCTTTCTGAAGTTTGTTTATCCAGCTGTTCTTAATCATTTTAAACGGGAAGAAGAGTCCATTTTTCCAAAAGCACTTGTTGGGGCTCAAAAATAA